One window of Botrimarina mediterranea genomic DNA carries:
- a CDS encoding vWA domain-containing protein — MANRDTLGGVIHTYQKYDPMRFPSPRDPGEGPDMVSAAFEHALMFGERRELTEEEMARAIRLDPSQIAGLGPSIDALKAMLEERKRKILERFETRKARKRAHKALHGAAAEVKPPKEFADRFRQAIKTEQLRDLERLWYATGDDSSPFARQLVQLLDRMGDKYEIEELIAKYVFTGAESMTVPQALEVKEELEKIDELLKQLEEAAKTAQIGLIDMDLLSEFAEPGDVEGLSELQQQVQDYLREVAERQGLEQSKQGGAFKLTPKAHRVFQNKLLQRLFSDLQASRTGRHQADLTGEGAVETQRTRPYEFGDSVANMDIVSTFTNAILRSHAERGAKLEVGSGKSESSESDSTAKNFPLPTSHFQLRSDDIVVHKTRNTPKAATSVVMDMSGSMRYDGQYVNVKRMALALQGLLRSEFPGDFLSFVECYSFGKPVEPGKLLSLMPKPVTINNPVVQLRADMSRDDISEQMVPPHFTNLQHGLSIARRQLAVQDTPNRQIVLITDGLPTAHFEGEVLYLLYPPDPRTEAATLREGMLCAREGITINLFLLPSWSQTEEDVRFAYRLAESTRGRVFFTAGRDLDRYVVWDYVSRRREVLG, encoded by the coding sequence ATGGCCAATCGCGACACTCTCGGCGGCGTCATCCACACGTACCAGAAGTACGACCCGATGCGGTTCCCCTCGCCCCGCGATCCGGGGGAGGGGCCCGACATGGTCTCCGCGGCGTTCGAGCACGCCCTCATGTTCGGCGAACGCCGCGAACTCACCGAAGAAGAAATGGCACGGGCGATCCGCCTCGACCCCTCCCAGATCGCCGGCCTCGGGCCCAGCATCGACGCGCTGAAGGCGATGCTCGAGGAACGCAAGCGGAAGATCCTGGAGCGGTTCGAGACCCGCAAGGCCCGCAAGCGCGCCCACAAGGCGCTGCACGGCGCCGCGGCGGAGGTGAAGCCGCCCAAGGAGTTTGCCGACCGCTTCCGCCAAGCGATCAAGACCGAGCAGCTCCGCGACCTGGAGCGCCTATGGTACGCCACCGGCGACGACAGCTCGCCGTTCGCGCGGCAGCTTGTCCAACTGCTCGATCGGATGGGCGATAAGTACGAGATCGAAGAATTGATCGCCAAGTACGTCTTCACCGGCGCCGAGTCGATGACCGTGCCACAGGCGCTGGAGGTCAAGGAAGAGCTCGAGAAGATCGACGAACTGCTCAAGCAGCTCGAAGAGGCTGCGAAGACAGCGCAGATCGGTCTGATCGATATGGACCTGCTCAGCGAGTTCGCCGAGCCGGGCGACGTCGAAGGTCTCTCCGAGTTGCAGCAGCAAGTGCAGGACTATTTGCGTGAGGTCGCCGAACGCCAGGGCCTCGAACAGTCCAAGCAAGGCGGCGCCTTTAAGCTCACGCCAAAAGCGCATCGCGTCTTCCAGAACAAGCTCCTCCAGCGTCTGTTCAGCGACCTCCAGGCCAGCCGCACCGGCCGCCACCAAGCCGACCTCACCGGCGAAGGCGCTGTCGAGACGCAGCGCACCCGGCCGTACGAGTTCGGCGACTCGGTGGCGAATATGGACATCGTCTCTACGTTCACGAACGCGATTCTGCGAAGTCACGCGGAACGTGGCGCTAAGTTGGAAGTGGGAAGTGGGAAGTCGGAAAGTAGTGAATCGGACTCAACCGCAAAAAACTTCCCACTTCCAACTTCCCACTTCCAACTTCGATCCGATGACATCGTCGTCCACAAAACGCGCAACACGCCCAAAGCCGCCACCTCGGTTGTGATGGACATGTCGGGCTCGATGCGCTACGACGGGCAGTACGTGAACGTCAAGCGGATGGCGCTCGCGCTGCAAGGGCTGCTCAGGAGCGAGTTCCCCGGCGACTTCCTGTCGTTCGTCGAGTGCTACTCGTTTGGTAAGCCGGTCGAGCCAGGCAAGCTGCTGTCGCTGATGCCCAAGCCGGTGACGATCAACAACCCGGTGGTGCAGCTGCGGGCCGACATGAGCCGCGACGATATTTCTGAGCAGATGGTCCCGCCGCACTTCACGAACCTCCAACACGGCCTGTCGATCGCCCGCCGTCAACTCGCTGTGCAGGACACGCCTAACCGGCAGATTGTGCTGATCACCGACGGCCTGCCGACAGCTCACTTCGAGGGAGAGGTGCTCTACCTCCTCTACCCCCCCGACCCCAGGACCGAGGCCGCGACGCTCCGGGAGGGGATGCTCTGCGCCCGCGAAGGGATCACGATCAATCTCTTCTTGCTGCCGAGTTGGTCGCAAACCGAAGAGGACGTGCGGTTCGCGTATCGGCTCGCCGAGTCGACTCGGGGCCGGGTTTTCTTCACCGCGGGACGGGATTTAGACCGTTATGTGGTCTGGGATTACGTGTCGCGACGTCGGGAAGTGCTGGGATAG